A single region of the Maniola jurtina chromosome 21, ilManJurt1.1, whole genome shotgun sequence genome encodes:
- the LOC123876069 gene encoding uncharacterized protein LOC123876069 translates to MAKCRACGKFLSPVGAVACGCSAIYHKACVAISEDAQIPSDWMCPECKCKLPKTGNVATPVKGIATSYSMPPQSETPCISVGNVASQNPEPTASMSPDNNQNLNDTAHDTTQSFSVELGLEIRLFRDELREVRQEFKDLRQEISELRSLLSGSNERIDGLEKRISALEGLKESDSSPKISMLEQTIAQLKLDINDREQDILQSDIEISNLPEVTGENPTQTVMVLATKLGLSLKQEDIVFAERIGKNFDLNKGETKKSRRLVVRLSRRQLRDEFIQSARVRRGATSADLGVDAPPRRFYVNERLTSRNRKLFYTAREAARSLQWKFTWTKRGRIYTRQGEGKPVHTIRSDNDLARVFGSSIVGNANEHRV, encoded by the coding sequence ATGGCTAAGTGCCGGGCTTGTGGAAAATTCCTTTCGCCGGTAGGTGCCGTTGCTTGCGGGTGCTCTGCGATCTATCATAAAGCATGCGTCGCTATTTCAGAAGATGCACAAATACCATCAGATTGGATGTGTCCAGAGTGTAAATGCAAGTTGCCAAAAACGGGCAATGTGGCAACACCTGTGAAGGGCATAGCCACCAGTTATAGTATGCCACCTCAGTCAGAGACGCCCTGTATATCTGTGGGTAATGTTGCTAGCCAAAATCCTGAACCTACGGCCTCCATGAGCCCAGATAATAATCAGAATTTAAACGACACGGCCCACGATACTACCCAGTCATTCAGTGTGGAATTGGGACTAGAAATTCGTTTATTTCGAGACGAACTCCGTGAAGTCAGACAGGAATTTAAAGACCTTCGTCAAGAAATTTCCGAGCTGCGCAGTCTACTTTCCGGATCGAATGAACGGATCGACGGCCTAGAGAAAAGAATAAGTGCGCTCGAAGGCCTAAAGGAATCGGACTCTTCTCCTAAAATAAGCATGTTGGAGCAGACTATCGCTCAGCTAAAACTAGATATTAATGACCGGGAACAGGACATTCTACAGTCGGATATAGAGATATCCAATCTGCCAGAGGTGACGGGTGAAAATCCAACACAGACTGTCATGGTGTTGGCGACAAAGTTAGGCCTGTCACTTAAACAGGAAGATATCGTATTCGCTGAAAGAATCGgcaaaaattttgatttaaacaAAGGCGAGACCAAAAAGAGTCGTCGTCTAGTAGTACGATTATCTAGACGTCAGCTGCGGGACGAGTTTATACAGAGCGCTAGAGTTCGGCGTGGGGCTACATCAGCCGACCTGGGCGTGGACGCCCCGCCACGACGATTCTATGTCAACGAACGCCTAACCTCTAGAAACAGGAAACTCTTCTATACGGCGCGTGAAGCAGCAAGAAGCTTACAATGGAAATTTACCTGGACAAAAAGAGGCCGAATATATACTCGACAAGGAGAAGGTAAACCAGTTCATACCATCAGATCTGACAATGATCTAGCACGTGTTTTTGGCTCTAGCATCGTTGGAAATGCTAACGAGCATAGAGTTTAA